TTAAGTCATCTAGCTTTAAACCACTTTGTATTAAATACTGCATACCCACATCAACAGCAGTTGGGCTGACCACAACAATAGCTTGTGCTTTAACTAATTGTTGGTAAAGCTGAAGTAAGTGTTCGGAAAAGGGTTTAGCAACGAGTTCTAAAAGAGGTAAAGACTCAACCTGATAACCTTCATTTTGCAAAGCATCTGTTAATTCAGCTGCACGAGAATCAGGTCGAGTATTAATAAACAACATGGTTTAGTAGAGAGCCTTTAATAGCTCGCCCGCGCCTTGGTCTAGTAAGTTTCGAGCAAGATTTTCACCCAGTTGATGAGCATTGCTAGCTTCATCTGTCAGTTCAGCACGTAATAATGTTTGCCCATCAGGACTTCCGACACGACCTTCAATATGGATTTGTCCATTTTGTAGTGTGGCATAACCTGCAATCGGAACCTGACAACCACCTTCCAGATAAGCATTAAAAGCACGCTCAGCACGTACGCAAACATCTGTTTCTTCGTGCAATAGTGGTTGAATTAAAGCTAATACATCTTGGTCAGCTGCACGGCATTCCAAGCCCAACGCACCTTGACCCACCGCAGGCAAACTAATGTCTGGTGTTAAACAATGACGAATACGTTCTGACAATCCTAAACGCTTCAAACCAGCGCTAGCTAAAATAATAGCGTCATATTGACCGTCATCTAGTTTTGCTAAACGTGTGCCAACATTTCCACGCAAGTCAATAATTTGCAAATCAGGACGCTGTTTTAAAATTTGGGATTTACGGCGTAAACTTGAGGTGCCCACTTTTGCACCTTGAGGTAAGTCGGCAAATTTTTCAAATTGATTTGAAACGAAAGCATCTAATGGATCTTCACGTTCACAAATTACTGCCAAGCTTAGACCTTCTGGCAAAGCCATTGGGACATCTTTCATTGAATGTACAGCTAAATCTGCACGCCCATCTAGAAGTGCTGCTTCTAACTCTTTAACAAACAGCCCTTTCCCACCAATTTTTGCTAAAGGCGTATCTAAGATTTTATCGCCCTGCGTAACAAATTTAACCAACTCCACCGTTAAATCTGGGTGAAGCTCCTGTAATCGGGCACGAATATGTTCTGCCTGCCAAAGAGCAAGTGGGCTTTGTCGTGTAGCAATTTTCAAGGTTTTCATAAATTCAAGCATGGGCTGGTCAAACGATACAC
This genomic stretch from Acinetobacter oleivorans DR1 harbors:
- the hemC gene encoding hydroxymethylbilane synthase; protein product: MKTLKIATRQSPLALWQAEHIRARLQELHPDLTVELVKFVTQGDKILDTPLAKIGGKGLFVKELEAALLDGRADLAVHSMKDVPMALPEGLSLAVICEREDPLDAFVSNQFEKFADLPQGAKVGTSSLRRKSQILKQRPDLQIIDLRGNVGTRLAKLDDGQYDAIILASAGLKRLGLSERIRHCLTPDISLPAVGQGALGLECRAADQDVLALIQPLLHEETDVCVRAERAFNAYLEGGCQVPIAGYATLQNGQIHIEGRVGSPDGQTLLRAELTDEASNAHQLGENLARNLLDQGAGELLKALY